A genomic region of Mycolicibacterium poriferae contains the following coding sequences:
- a CDS encoding bifunctional [glutamine synthetase] adenylyltransferase/[glutamine synthetase]-adenylyl-L-tyrosine phosphorylase, with protein sequence MAKPATQRPKLPGVGRLGLVESTAQADLDRLGWNTDAHVELLWSLSRAPDADTALRAITRLAEALDSGWDELDSALLKDRGLRGRLFAVLGSSLALGDHLIANPEAWHLLAGTVTLPTPAQLHEIFAAEADQHDDAIAAVSPLRVLYRSRVMVLAALDLAPTVENEPVLPFTEVGRHLADLADAALGAALSVVNRSVCGADTPPALAVVAMGKCGARELNYVSDVDVIFVAEDGSHSSLALATRIAGEMMRLASDAFFEVDAALRPEGKQGQLVRSLDSHVAYYQRWAKTWEFQALMKARPAVGDMDLGRRYLEALEPMVWTACEREDFVPEVQAMRRRVEELVPAAVRSRELKLGTGGLRDVEFAVQLLQLVHGRNDESLHVASTVEALTALADGGYVGRDDAANMTASYEFLRLLEHRLQLQRLKRTHMLPEFDDDEALRWLARAAHMRPDGRHDSLGVLREELRRQSHRVSRLHAKLFYQPLLESVAEATMGLPVGMSAKAAERQLAALGYEGAESALTHLAALTGSSGRRGRVQRVLLPTLLDWLSDTPDPDAGLLNYRRLSDAMADHRWYLATLRDEGAVAKRLMHVLGTSAYVPELLMHDPEVIQLYADGPNGPKLCEADPEGVARSLVASAARHSDPARAIAAARSLRRRELARIASADLLGMMSVTAVCKQLTAVWVAVLQAALDAVIRANSPESGPPARIAVIGMGRLGGGELGYGSDADVMFVCEPNDGVEESAAVRWSVTVAEQVRSRLGTPGADPPLEVDTNLRPEGRSGSLVRTLSSYQTYYAQWAQPWEVQALLRAHRVAGDLELGEKFLLMIDKTRYPPGGVSAETVQEIRRIKARVDAERLPRGADPNTHTKLGRGGLADIEWTVQLLQLRYAHKIPALHNTSTLDSLAAIGAAELIAEGDIELLRDAWLTATKARNALVLVRGKPTDQLPGPGRLLNAVATAAGWPDGDGGEFLDNYLRVTRRAKAVVRKVFGG encoded by the coding sequence GTGGCCAAACCCGCGACGCAGCGACCCAAGCTGCCCGGCGTCGGTCGGCTCGGGCTGGTGGAGTCGACCGCGCAGGCCGACCTGGACCGGCTCGGGTGGAACACCGACGCCCACGTGGAACTGTTGTGGTCGCTGTCGCGGGCCCCCGACGCCGACACCGCGCTGCGCGCAATCACCCGCCTGGCCGAGGCGCTCGACTCGGGTTGGGACGAACTCGACAGCGCACTGCTGAAGGATCGCGGGCTACGCGGACGACTGTTCGCGGTCCTCGGGTCCTCGCTGGCGCTCGGTGATCACCTGATCGCCAACCCCGAGGCCTGGCATCTGTTGGCCGGCACCGTCACGCTGCCGACACCGGCGCAGCTGCACGAGATCTTCGCCGCCGAGGCCGACCAGCACGACGACGCGATCGCGGCGGTGTCTCCGCTTCGGGTGCTCTACCGCAGCCGGGTGATGGTGCTCGCCGCACTGGATCTGGCTCCGACCGTGGAGAACGAGCCGGTGCTGCCGTTCACCGAGGTCGGACGCCACCTGGCCGACCTCGCCGACGCCGCGCTGGGCGCGGCGTTGAGCGTGGTGAACCGCTCGGTGTGCGGCGCGGACACCCCGCCGGCGCTGGCCGTCGTCGCGATGGGCAAATGCGGCGCCCGCGAGCTGAACTACGTCAGCGACGTCGACGTCATCTTCGTCGCCGAAGACGGCTCCCACAGCAGCCTCGCCCTGGCGACCCGCATCGCCGGCGAGATGATGCGGCTGGCCTCCGACGCGTTCTTCGAGGTCGACGCGGCGTTGCGGCCGGAGGGTAAGCAGGGCCAGCTGGTGCGCTCATTGGACTCCCACGTCGCCTACTACCAGCGGTGGGCCAAGACCTGGGAGTTCCAGGCGCTGATGAAGGCGCGGCCCGCCGTCGGCGACATGGATCTGGGCAGGCGCTACCTCGAGGCTCTCGAGCCCATGGTGTGGACCGCCTGCGAGCGTGAGGATTTCGTGCCCGAGGTGCAGGCGATGCGCCGCCGGGTCGAGGAGCTGGTGCCGGCCGCGGTGCGCTCGCGCGAACTCAAGTTGGGCACCGGCGGCCTGCGGGACGTCGAGTTCGCCGTGCAGCTGCTGCAGCTGGTGCACGGACGCAACGACGAGTCATTGCACGTGGCGTCGACCGTCGAAGCGCTGACCGCGCTCGCCGACGGCGGGTACGTCGGCAGGGACGACGCGGCCAACATGACCGCCTCGTACGAGTTCCTGCGCCTGCTCGAGCACCGGTTGCAGCTGCAGCGTCTCAAGCGCACCCACATGCTGCCCGAATTCGACGACGACGAGGCGCTGCGCTGGCTGGCGCGCGCGGCGCACATGCGTCCCGACGGCCGCCACGACTCGCTGGGCGTGCTGCGGGAGGAGCTGCGGCGCCAGAGCCACCGGGTGTCGCGGCTGCACGCCAAGCTGTTCTACCAGCCCCTGCTGGAGTCGGTCGCCGAGGCGACGATGGGTCTCCCGGTCGGGATGAGCGCCAAAGCCGCCGAGCGTCAGCTCGCCGCTCTGGGTTACGAGGGTGCGGAGAGCGCGCTGACCCATCTGGCGGCGCTGACCGGCAGCAGCGGGCGCCGTGGCCGGGTGCAGCGGGTGCTGTTGCCGACACTGCTGGACTGGCTGTCCGACACCCCCGACCCGGACGCCGGGCTGCTGAACTACCGCCGCCTCAGCGACGCGATGGCCGACCACCGGTGGTATCTGGCAACGCTGCGCGACGAGGGGGCGGTTGCCAAACGGTTGATGCACGTGCTGGGCACCTCGGCCTACGTTCCGGAACTGCTCATGCACGATCCGGAAGTCATCCAGCTCTATGCCGACGGTCCGAACGGGCCCAAGCTGTGCGAGGCGGACCCCGAGGGGGTGGCCCGTTCGTTGGTTGCTTCGGCGGCACGGCACAGCGACCCGGCCCGGGCGATCGCCGCGGCACGGTCGCTGCGCCGCCGGGAACTGGCCCGCATCGCCTCGGCCGATCTGCTCGGCATGATGAGCGTCACCGCCGTGTGCAAGCAGCTCACCGCGGTGTGGGTGGCGGTGCTGCAGGCCGCCTTGGACGCAGTGATCCGGGCGAACTCCCCGGAGTCCGGTCCACCGGCCCGTATCGCGGTCATCGGGATGGGCCGCCTCGGTGGAGGAGAACTGGGGTACGGATCGGACGCCGACGTCATGTTCGTGTGCGAACCCAACGACGGGGTGGAGGAGTCGGCGGCGGTGCGCTGGTCGGTGACGGTGGCCGAGCAGGTGCGCTCACGATTGGGAACCCCGGGTGCCGACCCACCGCTGGAGGTGGACACGAACCTGCGTCCCGAGGGGCGCAGCGGCTCTCTGGTCCGCACGCTGTCGTCCTACCAGACCTACTACGCGCAGTGGGCGCAGCCGTGGGAGGTGCAGGCGCTGCTGCGGGCCCACCGGGTGGCCGGGGACCTCGAACTGGGCGAGAAGTTCCTGCTGATGATCGACAAGACCCGGTATCCGCCCGGCGGTGTGTCGGCCGAGACCGTACAGGAGATCAGGCGGATCAAGGCGCGGGTGGACGCCGAACGGCTGCCCCGCGGCGCCGACCCGAACACCCACACCAAGCTCGGCCGCGGCGGGTTGGCCGACATCGAGTGGACCGTCCAGTTGCTGCAGTTGCGGTATGCGCACAAGATCCCCGCACTGCACAACACCTCGACGCTGGACAGCCTGGCCGCGATCGGCGCAGCCGAATTGATCGCCGAGGGCGACATCGAACTGCTGCGTGACGCGTGGCTGACCGCGACCAAGGCGCGCAATGCGCTGGTGCTGGTGCGTGGCAAGCCGACCGACCAGCTGCCGGGGCCGGGACGTCTGCTCAACGCCGTGGCGACCGCGGCCGGCTGGCCTGACGGGGACGGCGGCGAGTTCCTGGACAACTATCTGCGGGTGACACGACGGGCGAAGGCCGTGGTCCGCAAGGTTTTCGGAGGCTGA
- the glnA gene encoding type I glutamate--ammonia ligase has protein sequence MDRQKEFVLRTLEERDIRFVRLWFTDVLGFLKSVAIAPAELEGAFEEGIGFDGSAIEGFARVSEADMVARPDPSTFQVLPWTSSAGEHHSARMFCDITMPDGSPSWADSRHVLRRQLSKASDLGFTCYVHPEIEFFLLKPGPDDGSEPEPADNGGYFDQAVHATAPNFRRHAIDALEQMGISVEFSHHEGAPGQQEIDLRYADALSMADNVMTFRYVVKEVALGDGVRASFMPKPFAEHPGSAMHTHMSLFEGENNAFHSPEDPLQLSEVGKSFIAGILEHATEISAVTNQWVNSYKRLVHGGEAPTAASWGAANRSALVRVPMYTPHKASSRRIEVRSPDSACNPYLTFAVLLAAGLRGVEKGYTLGPQAEDNLWSLTSEERRALGYKELPGSLGVALTEMENSELVAEALGEHVFDFFLRNKRTEWENYRSHVTPFELKTYLSL, from the coding sequence ATGGATCGGCAGAAGGAATTCGTGCTGCGCACTCTGGAGGAGCGCGACATCCGCTTCGTCCGGTTGTGGTTCACCGACGTGCTCGGATTCCTCAAGTCCGTGGCGATCGCGCCCGCCGAACTCGAGGGTGCCTTCGAGGAGGGCATCGGATTCGACGGCTCGGCCATCGAGGGGTTTGCCCGCGTGTCCGAGGCCGACATGGTCGCCCGACCCGATCCGTCGACGTTCCAGGTGCTGCCCTGGACCTCCAGCGCCGGCGAGCATCACTCGGCGCGGATGTTCTGCGACATCACGATGCCCGACGGTTCGCCGTCGTGGGCGGACTCGCGGCACGTGCTGCGTCGTCAGCTCTCGAAGGCCAGCGACCTCGGTTTCACTTGCTATGTCCATCCCGAGATCGAGTTCTTCCTCCTCAAGCCCGGCCCCGACGACGGCAGCGAGCCCGAGCCCGCGGACAACGGCGGCTACTTCGACCAGGCTGTGCACGCCACCGCGCCGAACTTCCGCCGCCACGCGATCGACGCGCTCGAGCAGATGGGCATCTCGGTCGAGTTCAGCCACCACGAAGGCGCGCCCGGGCAGCAGGAGATCGACCTGCGCTACGCCGACGCGCTGTCGATGGCCGACAACGTGATGACGTTCCGCTACGTCGTCAAGGAGGTCGCCCTCGGGGACGGGGTGCGGGCCTCGTTCATGCCCAAGCCGTTCGCCGAGCACCCGGGATCGGCGATGCACACCCACATGAGCCTGTTCGAAGGCGAGAACAACGCCTTCCACAGCCCGGAAGACCCCCTGCAGCTCTCCGAGGTCGGAAAGTCCTTCATCGCAGGCATTCTCGAGCATGCCACCGAGATCAGCGCGGTCACCAACCAATGGGTCAACTCCTACAAGCGGCTGGTGCACGGCGGTGAGGCCCCGACCGCGGCGTCCTGGGGTGCGGCCAACCGCTCGGCGCTGGTGCGGGTGCCGATGTACACCCCGCACAAGGCGTCGTCGCGGCGCATCGAGGTGCGCAGCCCCGACTCGGCGTGCAACCCCTACCTGACGTTCGCGGTGTTGCTGGCCGCCGGGCTGCGCGGGGTGGAGAAGGGCTACACGCTGGGACCGCAGGCCGAGGACAACCTGTGGAGCCTGACCTCAGAGGAGCGTCGCGCGCTGGGGTACAAGGAGCTGCCCGGCAGCCTGGGTGTCGCGCTGACGGAGATGGAGAATTCCGAACTGGTCGCCGAAGCGCTCGGCGAGCACGTCTTCGACTTCTTCCTGCGCAACAAGCGCACCGAGTGGGAGAACTACCGCAGTCACGTCACTCCGTTCGAGCTGAAGACGTATCTGTCGCTGTAG
- a CDS encoding NUDIX hydrolase: protein MSDHPHPLTRDEFRDIYSKVPRLTVEVVVRSPAGVLLTLRDIEPCRGLWHLPGGTVRFGEKMVDAVRRVAAKEVGIDVVAAHPLGYIEYPSHHENGLDSPVGIAFDVVDYTGVPHADDEAADARWFTELPAQMHREQVDFLRSHSAGVFIGRTASQPRR, encoded by the coding sequence ATGAGCGATCACCCCCACCCGCTGACTCGCGACGAGTTCCGCGACATCTACAGCAAAGTCCCCCGACTGACTGTCGAAGTCGTGGTCCGGTCACCGGCGGGGGTGCTGCTCACGCTGCGCGACATCGAGCCGTGCCGCGGACTGTGGCATCTACCAGGCGGAACGGTCCGGTTCGGAGAAAAAATGGTCGACGCCGTGCGTCGCGTCGCGGCCAAGGAGGTGGGCATCGACGTGGTCGCCGCACACCCGTTGGGCTACATCGAGTACCCCAGCCATCACGAGAACGGCCTGGACTCGCCGGTGGGCATCGCGTTCGACGTCGTCGACTACACCGGCGTCCCACACGCCGACGACGAAGCCGCCGACGCGCGCTGGTTCACCGAACTGCCCGCCCAGATGCATCGCGAGCAGGTCGACTTCCTGCGCTCGCACTCCGCCGGCGTGTTCATCGGCCGCACCGCATCTCAGCCGCGCCGGTGA
- a CDS encoding alpha/beta hydrolase has protein sequence MAAMWRVGWLLMACVLVSATLSPQAVAAPQPVWTSCSPWIGDASRVPTAECGTVAVPVDYANPEGPQAQLAVIRVPASGPKIGMLIVNPGGPGASAVDTVAGMAAALAGSPITTGFDLVGIDPRGVGHSTPELRCRTDAEFDADRAEPMVDYSPAGVAHIEELNREFAAQCLNRMGADFLANIGTAAGVRDMDVVRAALGEEQINYLGFSYGSQLGAAYAEQYPDRVRAMVLDGAIDPSLDPITKSINQMAGFQRAFDKYAADCALSEGCPLGSDPAQFVTRFRQLVDPLVSNPAATSDPRPLGYQDAITGTASALYSPRYWTYLTSGLLGLQRGTDPVDLLLLADDYQRRDKAGHYQNRQDAFTAIRCVDAVYPTDPAVWAEADRRIRQVAPFSAYGSFTGFAPRDECALWPVPATSAAHPATSPGPGKVVVVSTTGDPATPYESGVALARQMGASLISFDGAQHTVVFNGDACVDTAIVDFLVDSALPPPNLQC, from the coding sequence ATGGCTGCCATGTGGCGGGTGGGTTGGCTGTTGATGGCGTGCGTGCTGGTGTCGGCGACGCTGAGCCCCCAGGCGGTAGCGGCGCCGCAGCCCGTCTGGACGTCGTGTTCACCGTGGATCGGCGACGCCTCCCGGGTGCCCACCGCCGAGTGCGGCACCGTCGCCGTTCCCGTCGATTACGCGAATCCTGAAGGGCCGCAAGCCCAGTTGGCGGTGATCAGGGTGCCGGCCAGCGGGCCCAAGATCGGCATGCTGATCGTCAACCCCGGCGGCCCGGGAGCCTCGGCCGTCGACACCGTGGCCGGAATGGCGGCCGCGCTGGCCGGAAGCCCGATCACCACCGGCTTCGATCTCGTCGGCATCGACCCACGCGGCGTCGGACACTCGACCCCGGAACTGCGGTGCCGCACCGACGCCGAGTTCGACGCGGATCGCGCCGAACCGATGGTCGACTACAGTCCGGCCGGGGTGGCCCACATCGAAGAACTCAACCGGGAGTTCGCCGCGCAGTGTCTCAACCGGATGGGGGCGGACTTCCTGGCCAACATCGGCACCGCGGCCGGCGTCCGGGACATGGACGTGGTGCGCGCCGCGCTGGGCGAGGAGCAGATCAACTATCTCGGTTTCTCCTACGGCTCCCAGCTCGGCGCCGCCTACGCCGAGCAGTACCCCGACCGGGTGCGGGCCATGGTGCTCGACGGCGCCATCGATCCCAGCCTGGATCCGATCACCAAGAGCATCAACCAGATGGCCGGCTTCCAGCGCGCCTTCGACAAGTACGCCGCGGACTGTGCCCTGTCCGAGGGGTGCCCGCTGGGCAGCGACCCTGCCCAATTCGTCACCCGCTTCCGGCAGTTGGTGGACCCGCTGGTGTCCAATCCCGCCGCGACGTCGGACCCGAGACCGCTGGGCTATCAGGACGCCATCACCGGCACGGCGAGCGCGCTGTACTCGCCCCGGTACTGGACCTACCTGACCAGTGGATTGCTGGGCCTGCAGCGCGGCACCGACCCGGTCGACCTGCTGTTGCTCGCCGACGACTACCAGCGCCGCGACAAGGCCGGGCACTATCAGAACCGCCAGGACGCCTTCACCGCCATCCGCTGCGTCGACGCGGTGTACCCGACCGACCCCGCGGTGTGGGCCGAGGCGGACCGCCGCATCCGGCAGGTCGCCCCGTTCAGCGCCTACGGGTCGTTCACCGGTTTCGCCCCGCGCGACGAATGCGCGCTGTGGCCGGTGCCCGCCACGTCGGCGGCGCACCCGGCGACCTCTCCGGGGCCGGGCAAGGTGGTTGTGGTGTCCACCACCGGGGACCCGGCGACACCGTACGAATCCGGTGTCGCCCTGGCCCGCCAGATGGGTGCGTCGCTGATCAGTTTCGACGGCGCCCAGCACACCGTGGTGTTCAACGGGGACGCCTGCGTGGACACCGCGATCGTCGACTTCCTCGTCGACTCTGCGCTGCCGCCGCCCAATCTGCAGTGTTAG
- a CDS encoding GNAT family N-acetyltransferase gives MLTLSVVTEADLPELMPLMRGYCDFYRVDPADDQLAAMSRSLIAQPQEGLQLIARDADATAVGFATIFWTWQTLYAARVGVLNDLYVAPGFRGGGAGRELIAAGLQRCRERGAAKLVWETAPDNVVAQRLYDALGAEKSTWLTYELDAG, from the coding sequence ATGCTGACGCTGAGCGTCGTCACCGAAGCCGATCTGCCCGAGCTGATGCCGTTGATGCGCGGCTACTGCGACTTCTATCGGGTCGACCCGGCCGATGATCAGCTCGCGGCGATGTCGCGGTCGCTGATCGCTCAGCCACAGGAAGGTCTCCAGTTGATCGCCCGCGACGCCGATGCAACGGCGGTGGGCTTCGCGACGATCTTCTGGACATGGCAGACGCTGTACGCCGCTCGGGTCGGCGTGCTCAACGACCTCTACGTCGCTCCCGGGTTCCGCGGTGGCGGCGCGGGCCGCGAGCTCATCGCCGCCGGCCTGCAGCGCTGCCGCGAGCGCGGCGCGGCGAAGCTGGTGTGGGAGACCGCGCCGGACAACGTGGTCGCACAACGGCTTTACGACGCGCTGGGCGCCGAGAAGTCGACGTGGCTGACCTACGAGCTCGACGCCGGATAA
- a CDS encoding alpha/beta hydrolase produces MRLFTRVLRSGLTLTTAAIVVAGCSTVVEGRARIAVPRPGSPIEWAPCEVGPSDQSRIPPGAECGLLSVPVNWDNAEDPNGEVIQLAMMRFPATGDKIGSLVINPGGPGESGVKAAVSMVTTLPESVRERFDLVGFDPRGVANSAPALWCNSDADNDRLRADNVVEYTPEGVAHIEKLTKEFVDRCVEKMGKNFLANVGTASVIKDLDAIRAALGDEKLTYLGYSYGTRIGAGYAEAYPERVRAMILDGAVDPNADPVEADVRQAAAFQQAFDDYAADCAQSPDCPLGTDPDKAVEVYQDLVEPLVENPAETDDPRGLSYNDAIVGTILPLYSPSLWRHLTQGLTELQDGRGDTMLTLADLYMGRDAQGRYNNSTDARVAVNCVDKPAITDRETIVEQDRRIREAAPFMSYGEFTGYAPMSTCGFWPVPPTSTPHEIKVNGLPPILVVSTTNDPATPYQAGVDLAKQLGGTLLTYEGTQHTVVLQGDSCVDEISAEYLIDLTVPPPGTRC; encoded by the coding sequence ATGAGGCTCTTCACCCGGGTCCTTCGATCCGGTCTGACACTGACCACCGCGGCGATTGTGGTTGCCGGATGCAGCACGGTGGTCGAGGGCCGCGCGCGTATCGCCGTCCCCCGGCCGGGCTCGCCCATCGAGTGGGCGCCGTGCGAGGTCGGTCCTTCTGATCAATCCCGCATCCCTCCCGGCGCCGAGTGCGGGCTGCTGTCGGTGCCGGTCAATTGGGACAACGCCGAGGACCCCAACGGCGAGGTCATCCAGCTGGCGATGATGCGTTTCCCGGCCACCGGGGACAAGATCGGCTCGCTGGTCATCAATCCGGGTGGGCCGGGGGAGTCCGGCGTCAAGGCCGCCGTCTCGATGGTGACGACGCTGCCCGAGTCGGTGCGCGAGAGGTTCGACCTCGTCGGATTCGATCCCCGCGGCGTCGCGAACTCGGCGCCGGCGCTGTGGTGCAACAGCGACGCCGACAACGACCGGCTGCGCGCCGACAACGTCGTGGAGTACACCCCGGAGGGGGTGGCGCACATCGAGAAGCTGACCAAGGAGTTCGTCGACCGCTGCGTCGAGAAGATGGGCAAGAACTTCCTGGCCAACGTCGGCACCGCCAGCGTGATCAAGGATCTCGACGCGATCCGGGCGGCGCTGGGGGACGAGAAGCTGACCTACCTGGGCTACTCCTACGGCACCCGGATCGGCGCCGGCTACGCCGAGGCATACCCCGAGCGGGTGCGCGCGATGATCCTCGACGGCGCCGTCGACCCCAACGCTGACCCCGTGGAAGCCGATGTGCGCCAGGCCGCGGCGTTTCAGCAGGCGTTCGACGACTACGCCGCCGACTGCGCACAGAGCCCGGACTGTCCGTTGGGCACCGACCCGGACAAGGCCGTCGAGGTGTATCAGGACCTGGTGGAGCCGTTGGTCGAGAATCCGGCCGAGACCGACGACCCGCGCGGGTTGAGCTACAACGACGCCATCGTCGGTACGATCCTTCCGCTGTATTCGCCGAGCCTGTGGCGACATCTCACCCAGGGCCTGACCGAGCTGCAGGACGGCCGCGGCGACACCATGCTCACGCTGGCCGATCTCTACATGGGTCGCGACGCGCAGGGGCGGTACAACAATTCGACCGACGCGCGGGTGGCGGTCAACTGTGTCGACAAGCCGGCCATCACCGACCGCGAGACCATCGTCGAGCAGGACCGCCGAATCAGGGAAGCCGCGCCCTTCATGAGCTACGGCGAATTCACCGGCTATGCGCCGATGTCGACGTGCGGCTTCTGGCCGGTCCCGCCGACCAGCACCCCACACGAGATCAAGGTCAACGGGTTGCCGCCGATCCTGGTGGTGTCCACCACCAACGACCCGGCGACTCCGTACCAGGCTGGTGTCGACCTGGCCAAGCAGCTGGGCGGCACGCTGTTGACCTACGAGGGAACCCAGCACACCGTGGTGTTGCAGGGCGACTCCTGCGTCGACGAGATCTCCGCGGAGTACCTCATCGACCTGACGGTGCCGCCGCCGGGCACCCGATGCTGA
- a CDS encoding WS/DGAT/MGAT family O-acyltransferase: MPGLQRLSGLDASFLYLETAVQPLHVCSILELDTSTMPGGYTFDRLRDGLALRIKAMPEFREKVADNRFNLDHPVWVEDKDFDVDRHLHRIGLPSPGGRTELSEIAGHIASLPLDRTRPLWEMWVIENIAGTDAQNGGRIAVMTKVHHAAVDGVTGANLMSKLCTTEPDAPPPDPVEASGQGSDLEIAVSGAVRFAARPLKLANVVPTTVSSVIDTVRRARNGSAMAPPFAAPRSAFNANVTAHRNVAFAQLDLEDIKTVKNHFGVKVNDVVMALVSGVLRKFLLDRGELPENSLVAMVPVSVHDKSDRPGRNQVSGMFSRLETSIEDPAERLMAIAEANSVAKQHSSAIAATLLQDWTQFAAPAVFGTAMRVYASSRLSGARPVHNLVVSNVPGPQVPLFLLGCEVKAMYPLGPIFHGSGLNMTVMSLSGNLDVGIVSCPELLPDLWDMADDFEVALKELLDATR, encoded by the coding sequence ATGCCCGGACTCCAGCGGCTGAGCGGACTCGACGCCAGCTTCCTGTATCTCGAAACCGCGGTGCAGCCGCTGCATGTGTGTTCGATCCTCGAACTGGACACCTCGACGATGCCGGGCGGCTACACCTTCGACCGGTTGCGCGACGGGCTGGCGCTGCGGATCAAGGCGATGCCCGAGTTCCGGGAGAAGGTCGCCGACAACCGGTTCAACCTCGATCACCCGGTGTGGGTGGAGGACAAGGACTTCGACGTCGACCGGCACCTGCACCGCATCGGGCTGCCGTCTCCGGGGGGACGCACCGAACTGTCGGAGATCGCCGGGCACATCGCGTCGCTGCCGCTGGACCGCACCCGTCCGCTGTGGGAGATGTGGGTCATCGAGAACATCGCCGGGACCGACGCGCAGAACGGTGGGCGCATCGCGGTGATGACGAAGGTGCACCATGCCGCCGTCGACGGGGTGACCGGCGCCAACCTGATGTCGAAGCTGTGCACCACCGAACCCGATGCCCCGCCGCCCGATCCTGTCGAGGCGAGTGGGCAGGGCAGCGACCTGGAGATCGCGGTCAGCGGGGCGGTGCGCTTCGCGGCCCGTCCGTTGAAGCTGGCCAACGTCGTGCCGACCACGGTGTCCTCGGTGATCGACACCGTGCGCCGTGCACGCAACGGTTCGGCGATGGCGCCGCCGTTCGCCGCCCCGAGGTCGGCGTTCAACGCCAACGTCACCGCGCACCGCAACGTCGCTTTCGCGCAACTCGACCTCGAGGACATCAAGACCGTCAAGAACCACTTCGGGGTCAAGGTCAACGACGTGGTGATGGCGCTGGTCTCGGGGGTGCTGCGCAAGTTCCTGCTCGACCGCGGCGAGCTGCCGGAGAATTCGCTGGTCGCCATGGTGCCGGTGTCGGTGCACGACAAGTCGGATCGGCCCGGGCGCAACCAGGTCTCCGGGATGTTCTCCCGGTTGGAGACCAGCATCGAGGACCCCGCCGAGCGGCTCATGGCCATCGCCGAAGCCAATTCGGTTGCCAAGCAACACAGTTCCGCGATCGCGGCCACGCTGCTGCAGGACTGGACCCAGTTCGCCGCCCCGGCGGTCTTCGGCACGGCGATGCGGGTGTATGCCAGCAGCCGCCTCTCCGGAGCTCGGCCGGTGCACAACCTGGTGGTCTCCAACGTTCCGGGCCCGCAGGTGCCGCTGTTCCTGCTGGGCTGCGAGGTCAAGGCGATGTATCCGCTGGGCCCGATCTTCCACGGCTCCGGACTGAACATGACCGTGATGTCGCTGTCGGGCAATCTCGACGTCGGGATCGTGTCCTGCCCGGAGTTGCTGCCGGACTTGTGGGACATGGCCGACGACTTCGAAGTCGCGCTCAAGGAGTTGCTCGACGCGACCCGCTAA
- the panB gene encoding 3-methyl-2-oxobutanoate hydroxymethyltransferase, whose amino-acid sequence MSEQAVYGAVADSTKPRVKVRTHHLHKWKAEGHKWAMLTAYDYSTAAAFDEAEIPVLLVGDSAANVVYGYDTTVPISIDELIPLVRGVVRGAPHALVIADLPFGSYEAGAAQALATATRFLKETGAHAVKLEGGERVADQIAALTAAGIPVMAHIGFTPQSVNGLGGFRVQGRGDAAEQTIHDAIAVQEAGAFAVVMEMVPAELATQITGKLTIPTVGIGAGPNCDAQVLVWQDMAGLTTGRTAKFVKRFGAVGEELRRAATQYADEVASGAFPAEEHSF is encoded by the coding sequence ATGTCTGAACAGGCCGTTTACGGTGCTGTCGCCGATTCGACGAAACCGCGTGTGAAAGTCCGGACCCACCACCTGCACAAGTGGAAGGCCGAGGGCCACAAGTGGGCGATGCTCACCGCGTACGACTACTCCACCGCCGCTGCGTTCGACGAAGCCGAGATTCCGGTGCTGCTGGTCGGCGACTCAGCCGCCAACGTGGTGTACGGCTACGACACCACGGTTCCGATCTCCATCGATGAGTTGATCCCGCTGGTCCGCGGCGTCGTGCGGGGTGCGCCGCACGCGTTGGTGATCGCCGATCTGCCCTTCGGCAGCTACGAAGCCGGCGCCGCACAGGCGCTCGCGACGGCGACCCGGTTCCTCAAGGAGACCGGTGCACACGCCGTCAAGCTCGAAGGCGGCGAGCGAGTGGCCGACCAGATCGCTGCGCTCACCGCCGCCGGCATCCCGGTCATGGCCCACATCGGGTTCACCCCGCAGAGCGTCAACGGCCTGGGCGGGTTCCGGGTGCAGGGGCGCGGCGACGCCGCCGAGCAGACCATCCACGACGCGATCGCCGTCCAGGAGGCCGGCGCCTTCGCCGTGGTGATGGAGATGGTGCCCGCCGAGTTGGCCACGCAGATCACCGGCAAGTTGACGATCCCGACCGTCGGCATCGGTGCGGGCCCCAACTGTGACGCCCAGGTGCTGGTGTGGCAGGACATGGCCGGTCTGACCACCGGTCGGACCGCGAAGTTCGTCAAGCGTTTCGGCGCCGTCGGCGAGGAGTTGCGCCGCGCGGCCACCCAGTACGCCGACGAGGTCGCCAGCGGGGCCTTCCCCGCCGAAGAGCACTCCTTCTAG